Proteins from a genomic interval of Uloborus diversus isolate 005 chromosome 4, Udiv.v.3.1, whole genome shotgun sequence:
- the LOC129220200 gene encoding acyl-coenzyme A diphosphatase FITM2-like, with amino-acid sequence MAGVKRQSSDHKSKWQNQQLKRQPITGKKPLPEPSTIQHVFIMICMYICRRIVLFEPEIKIAVYLAALVCGSLVCDFAPIPRTYFSRKSNIFNYYFVKWGWGWTLISVGAYLGLSTYVYCCGNVDKIKKHFYRLLVGTAMWFCWINIFNLIESYTAGCMTEKYLSKSNCLRAGHIWKGFDISGHAFLLIYCSLFITEEAKSYQGWERIGDLIRNEDYEEDSPLKSLSDSERKHLRASYEKLTRYVRIAFISLTLFSILWDVMLVSTIIYFHSMVQKVVGGSIAILMWYVTYKWWYCKASSPGLPGEGCFKYFDQPMKRNYT; translated from the coding sequence ATGGCTGGTGTGAAACGGCAGTCGTCTGATCACAAGTCAAAATGGCAGAATCAGCAACTCAAAAGACAACCTATTACGGGGAAGAAACCTCTTCCAGAACCATCAACAATACAGCATGTATTTATTatgatatgtatgtatatatgccgCAGAATAGTATTATTTGAACCTGAAATTAAAATTGCTGTTTACCTGGCAGCATTAGTGTGCGGCTCACTGGTGTGTGACTTTGCTCCAATTCCTAGAACATATTTTTCAAGGAAAAGCAACATCTTTAATTACTACTTCGTCAAATGGGGCTGGGGTTGGACTTTGATATCTGTTGGCGCATATTTGGGATTGTCGACTTACGTATATTGCTGTGGAAAtgttgacaaaataaagaaacatttttatcgaTTGCTTGTCGGTACTGCCATGTGGTTTTGCtggattaatatttttaatttgatagaGTCGTATACTGCTGGTTGCATGACCGAAAAATACTTATCTAAATCTAATTGTTTGCGCGCTGGTCACATTTGGAAAGGATTTGACATATCTGGACatgcttttcttttaatttattgcaGTTTGTTCATTACCGAAGAAGCAAAATCTTACCAAGGCTGGGAAAGAATTGGTGACTTGATTAGAAATGAAGATTATGAAGAAGATAGCCCTCTAAAGTCCTTATCTGATAGTGAGAGAAAACATTTAAGAGCCAGTTATGAAAAACTCACAAGATATGTCAGAATAGCTTTCATATCATTAACTTTGTTTTCTATTCTGTGGGATGTTATGTTGGTGTCAACTATAATATATTTTCATTCCATGGTTCAGAAAGTTGTTGGTGGAAGTATTGCTATTCTTATGTGGTATGTTACGTATAAATGGTGGTATTGTAAGGCTTCTTCACCTGGTTTACCTGGTGAAGGTTGCTTCAAGTATTTTGATCAACCAATGAAAAGAAATTATACgtag